One Mycolicibacter sp. MU0083 DNA window includes the following coding sequences:
- a CDS encoding PGRS repeat-containing protein, which yields MAGRRQITRRGSRLIGAGSAISAFLTLGLGPWTAAPAHADLDDVLIDLLGSELAGGFVGLSVDWADQDAWATVFDADGWSTFFDGFGAEVFDLPGPAAAFSWSEINWAMPFGDGADGTAEHPDGYAGGWMYGSGGDGWDADGVAGVNGGAGGQGGLYGGDGGAGGDGYGSGSGGDGGAAGMFSSFSSGGAGGNGGAAGGHGGDGGDAAQWGMFSDAGAGGNGGAGLAGAAGATGLLAGAAGGAGSNGGTGGNGGAGGRGSVFGTGGKGGAGGIGGAGGAGGDGADGAAGTAVAAAGSGGNGGAGGDGGAAGQAGAGGAGGWLGDSGAAGAAGSQGAGGLGGDGGSGGAGVDGAHGADGTATHLDGYDGTAGGAGGNAGAAGSGGHGSGGQAAAGQDGLAGVGGRGGNGGAGFAGSAGTAAQPHGSAGGNGGAGGAGGLGGLTAGGAGRGAQGAGGDGGAGGVGGAGYDARADANAAAGTSGGNGGAGGSGGSGGQGATNGAHGTGAAGGAGGSGTDGAHGGSGARGVAGDPDGRAGRAGGNGGDAGHGGAGGFSGNGSFAADGASGSAGKGGNGGGGGTGFRGADGSLGVAGGNGGRGGAGGAGGLGGQETDGTRALQGAGGNGGNGGAGGRGYDGAAGADATAGSGAGATGGAGESGTAGGNGGSGGVAGAGSTSGNAGAGGVGGAGGSGGRGGHGAAGADGGVTHVDGYAGGAGGTGGHAGAGGLGGLNGDAGRAATGADGLAGVGGNGGAGGAGFRGADSTSAGVAGGAGGSGGAGGDGGLGGLKADGSGRAEQGVGGAGGDGAVGGAGYSGKAGTDAVLGSGAGAAGGVGESGTAGGAGGSGGLGGGGRTVGLDGLGAAGGAGGSGGRGGHGAAGADGHATHADGYAGGSGGAGGAAGAGGAGGSGRQGVAADGADGAAGAGGNGGAGGTGYDAASDVAAATGTAGGHGGVGGDAGLGGLQADGVARAAAGVAGVGGDGGDGKDGADGAAGTALHLDGGAGQAGGAGGNGGLGGLNADGQTRAAQGDGGDGGAGGRGGAGFQGRDGAQLGAAGENGGTGGAGGAGGVGGRGTQDGVAGAGGVGGNGGAGGAGADGAAGAAGTAADPDGGAGQAGGAGGNGGQGGVGGLSGAGVRAAAGTVGVGGNGGAGGRGGDGYDAVAAGAGPGVSGGHGGAGGDGGVGGSGSAAGRHGAGGVGGDGGSGTDGAHGAAGDDGTAENPDGTAGHAGGDGGDAGRGGVGGNNGDGTRAGSGEDGSAGVGGNGGAGGAGYDAASDVAAAAGTAGGHGGVGGDAGLGGLRADGVARAAAGAAGVGGDGGDGKDGAAGAAGTALHPDGVAGQAGGAGGNGGLGGLNVDGETRAARGDGGDGGAGGRGGAGYDAVAAGAGPGVSGGHGGAGGDGGLGGSGTNAGAHGAGGVGGDGGSGTDGAHGAAGDDGTAENPDGTAGHAGGDGGDAGRGGVGGNNGDGTRAGSGEDGSAGVGGNGGAGGAGYDAASDVAAAAGTAGGDGGVGGDAGLGGLQADGTSRAAAGVAGVGGDGGDGKDGAAGEAGTAADPDGGAGQAGGAGGNGGLGGLNVDGETLAAQGDGGDGGAGGRGGDGYDAVAAGAGPGVSGGHGGAGGDGGLGGSGTNAGAHGAGGVGGDGGSGTDGAHGAAGDDGTAENPDGTAGHAGGNGGDAGRGGVGGDNGDGSRAASGEDGSAGVGGNGGHGGTGRAGDNSTTAGVAGGNGGAGGSGGDGGLGGLRADGQTRATQGVGGNGGAGGAGGLGYTGKNGDHAVSGVGNGAAGGAGESGTDGGNGGSGGKAGSGSTSGTAGAGGVGGNGGNGGRGGNGATGADGTAGHLAGYDGGAGGDGGHAGAGGLGGLNGDAGRAADGTDGTAGNGGNGGAGGTGADGRNGTAEDGVVTSAPTAGGTGGTGGNGGRAGLGGSTPAVGGNAGAGGTGGNGGHGATEALLDDGSSSGWADYIPFAQDGAAGGTGGQGGIAYDGGRYGDGGDGGTGGTGGSYGPGAGGGVGGSGGQGSHGSTTAAGNGGGGGGAGGGAAVVGDGEVIDGLQGGAGGTGGDGTAAGVGQTGGTGSGVAVEVDADSLVADNTFIGTTGGLGADAGDIAMRATWGAAIVGNTIAAGQGSTTNEAGNVFVRVEGLDALVIDNTITGGSAGAGVDGGVGGAGGEAYVQVYDGGLLQDATVTGGNGGTGSHGGLGGDGGSAQVLALGFGYLVTGDVTGGDGGTGDGGFGGTGGSGYLIAVDGSIFAQVTGGVGGMGVDGGQGGIGGEATAFAVDGYAEGTVTGGNGGASGAAAGGHTGGDGGYGGDAEISVDSGGIILDSAATGGNGGTGGAGSAIGDGGAGGNGGRATISVTNDGLLDGDRAAGGGGGNGGSNGMPGGDGEDDIVNVDGADTGIGGPGTGGGIGGPGTGPGPGPGIGPGIGIGGMDVVPTNPKRS from the coding sequence TCAGATCACCCGTCGCGGCAGCCGGCTGATCGGCGCAGGCAGCGCCATCAGTGCCTTCCTGACCCTCGGACTCGGGCCGTGGACCGCGGCGCCCGCCCACGCCGACCTCGACGACGTGCTCATCGACCTGCTCGGCTCCGAGCTGGCCGGCGGCTTCGTCGGCCTGAGTGTGGACTGGGCCGACCAGGATGCCTGGGCGACCGTGTTCGACGCCGACGGTTGGTCGACGTTCTTCGACGGCTTCGGCGCAGAGGTGTTCGACCTGCCCGGGCCGGCGGCGGCTTTCAGTTGGAGCGAGATCAACTGGGCGATGCCGTTCGGTGACGGCGCCGACGGCACCGCCGAGCACCCCGACGGCTACGCCGGCGGCTGGATGTACGGCAGCGGCGGCGACGGCTGGGATGCCGACGGGGTGGCCGGCGTCAACGGCGGTGCGGGCGGTCAGGGCGGGTTGTACGGCGGCGACGGTGGCGCCGGCGGTGACGGCTACGGCAGTGGCTCCGGCGGCGATGGCGGTGCCGCGGGCATGTTCTCGTCGTTCAGCTCCGGCGGTGCCGGCGGCAACGGTGGTGCGGCCGGCGGCCACGGCGGCGACGGCGGTGACGCCGCCCAGTGGGGCATGTTCAGCGATGCCGGTGCCGGCGGCAACGGCGGTGCCGGGCTGGCCGGTGCCGCGGGGGCTACGGGCCTGCTGGCCGGTGCCGCCGGTGGTGCCGGATCCAACGGCGGCACCGGCGGCAACGGTGGTGCGGGCGGGCGCGGCTCGGTGTTCGGTACCGGCGGCAAAGGTGGTGCCGGGGGAATTGGCGGTGCCGGGGGAGCCGGCGGTGACGGTGCCGACGGCGCGGCCGGAACCGCCGTCGCGGCGGCCGGCAGCGGTGGCAACGGCGGTGCCGGCGGGGACGGTGGCGCGGCCGGTCAAGCCGGTGCCGGCGGTGCGGGTGGTTGGCTCGGTGACAGCGGCGCCGCGGGTGCGGCCGGCAGCCAGGGCGCCGGAGGACTCGGTGGCGACGGCGGATCCGGCGGTGCCGGGGTCGACGGCGCCCACGGTGCCGACGGCACCGCCACCCACCTCGACGGCTACGACGGCACGGCCGGCGGCGCCGGGGGCAACGCCGGAGCGGCCGGCAGCGGTGGCCACGGTTCCGGCGGGCAGGCGGCCGCCGGGCAGGACGGCCTCGCGGGCGTCGGCGGCCGGGGCGGCAACGGCGGCGCGGGCTTCGCGGGCTCGGCCGGTACCGCAGCCCAACCGCACGGCAGCGCCGGCGGAAACGGTGGTGCCGGTGGCGCCGGCGGGCTGGGCGGCTTGACTGCCGGCGGTGCCGGCCGCGGTGCGCAGGGTGCCGGCGGTGACGGCGGTGCCGGTGGCGTCGGCGGTGCGGGATACGACGCCCGGGCCGATGCGAATGCCGCCGCCGGGACATCCGGTGGCAACGGCGGGGCCGGAGGTTCCGGCGGGTCCGGGGGCCAGGGCGCGACCAACGGTGCCCACGGCACCGGTGCTGCCGGCGGCGCCGGGGGCAGCGGCACCGACGGCGCCCACGGTGGGTCGGGTGCCCGCGGTGTGGCCGGCGACCCCGACGGGCGTGCCGGCCGCGCCGGCGGCAACGGTGGCGACGCCGGGCACGGTGGCGCCGGGGGCTTCTCCGGCAACGGGAGCTTCGCGGCCGACGGCGCATCGGGTTCGGCGGGCAAGGGCGGCAATGGCGGGGGCGGCGGCACGGGATTCCGCGGTGCCGACGGCTCGCTGGGGGTGGCCGGCGGCAACGGCGGTCGCGGCGGTGCCGGCGGCGCCGGTGGCCTGGGTGGCCAGGAGACCGACGGCACCCGTGCCCTGCAGGGCGCCGGCGGCAACGGCGGTAACGGCGGGGCCGGCGGCCGGGGCTATGACGGCGCGGCCGGCGCCGACGCGACGGCCGGATCCGGAGCCGGGGCGACCGGTGGCGCCGGTGAGTCCGGTACCGCCGGCGGCAACGGAGGCTCCGGCGGTGTCGCCGGTGCCGGCAGCACATCCGGAAATGCCGGTGCCGGTGGTGTCGGCGGTGCGGGTGGTTCCGGTGGCCGGGGTGGGCATGGTGCCGCGGGCGCCGATGGCGGTGTGACCCATGTCGACGGCTACGCCGGTGGTGCCGGCGGTACCGGTGGACATGCGGGGGCCGGCGGGCTAGGTGGACTCAACGGCGATGCGGGACGTGCGGCCACCGGTGCCGACGGGCTCGCCGGTGTCGGTGGCAACGGCGGTGCCGGCGGTGCCGGGTTCCGCGGCGCCGACAGTACGAGTGCCGGGGTTGCCGGTGGCGCCGGTGGCAGTGGTGGTGCCGGTGGTGACGGCGGCCTGGGTGGCCTGAAGGCCGATGGTTCGGGCCGTGCCGAGCAAGGTGTCGGCGGCGCCGGCGGCGACGGTGCTGTCGGTGGTGCCGGATACAGCGGCAAGGCGGGCACCGATGCGGTGCTCGGTTCCGGTGCGGGGGCTGCCGGTGGTGTCGGCGAGTCGGGAACCGCGGGTGGTGCCGGCGGTTCCGGTGGCCTCGGTGGCGGTGGCCGGACCGTCGGCCTGGACGGTCTTGGCGCGGCCGGTGGTGCGGGTGGTTCGGGCGGCCGGGGCGGTCACGGTGCCGCGGGCGCCGACGGCCATGCCACCCATGCCGACGGCTACGCAGGCGGTTCCGGCGGCGCCGGTGGCGCTGCCGGTGCCGGCGGCGCGGGCGGCTCAGGCCGGCAGGGCGTGGCCGCCGACGGCGCCGATGGCGCTGCCGGTGCCGGCGGCAACGGTGGTGCCGGTGGTACCGGCTATGACGCTGCCTCGGATGTCGCTGCGGCTACCGGTACTGCCGGTGGTCATGGTGGTGTCGGCGGCGATGCGGGCCTGGGCGGCTTGCAGGCCGATGGTGTCGCGCGCGCGGCCGCGGGTGTGGCCGGTGTCGGTGGTGATGGCGGGGATGGCAAGGACGGTGCCGACGGTGCGGCGGGCACTGCTTTGCATCTCGATGGTGGCGCGGGTCAGGCCGGTGGCGCCGGCGGCAACGGCGGCCTGGGTGGCCTGAACGCTGACGGGCAAACCCGTGCAGCACAAGGCGATGGCGGAGACGGTGGTGCCGGTGGGCGCGGTGGTGCCGGATTCCAGGGCCGCGACGGCGCGCAGTTGGGTGCGGCTGGGGAGAACGGCGGAACCGGTGGCGCCGGTGGGGCCGGTGGTGTCGGCGGCCGCGGAACCCAGGACGGCGTTGCAGGTGCCGGAGGTGTCGGCGGAAACGGTGGCGCCGGTGGCGCCGGTGCCGACGGCGCGGCCGGTGCGGCGGGTACTGCAGCGGATCCCGATGGTGGTGCGGGTCAAGCCGGTGGTGCCGGCGGCAACGGCGGCCAGGGCGGCGTCGGCGGGCTCAGCGGAGCCGGCGTCCGAGCCGCCGCGGGCACCGTCGGCGTCGGTGGCAACGGTGGTGCCGGTGGCCGCGGCGGTGACGGCTATGACGCGGTGGCTGCGGGTGCAGGGCCGGGTGTTTCCGGTGGCCATGGTGGTGCCGGCGGTGACGGTGGTGTCGGCGGTAGCGGTAGTGCTGCGGGTCGTCACGGTGCCGGTGGTGTCGGTGGTGATGGCGGTAGCGGCACCGATGGCGCTCATGGTGCTGCCGGTGATGATGGCACTGCGGAAAATCCTGATGGCACAGCGGGTCACGCCGGCGGTGATGGCGGTGATGCCGGTCGCGGTGGTGTCGGCGGCAATAACGGTGACGGAACTCGGGCTGGATCCGGCGAAGACGGCTCTGCCGGTGTCGGTGGCAATGGTGGTGCCGGCGGCGCTGGCTACGACGCTGCCTCGGATGTCGCGGCGGCTGCAGGCACCGCCGGTGGTCATGGTGGAGTCGGTGGCGATGCCGGCTTGGGTGGCCTGCGGGCCGATGGTGTCGCGCGCGCGGCCGCGGGTGCGGCCGGTGTCGGTGGTGATGGTGGGGATGGCAAGGATGGTGCCGCCGGTGCGGCCGGAACCGCTTTGCATCCGGACGGCGTGGCGGGTCAGGCCGGTGGTGCCGGCGGTAACGGCGGCCTGGGTGGTCTGAACGTTGATGGGGAAACCCGTGCGGCACGAGGCGATGGCGGCGATGGTGGTGCCGGTGGTCGTGGCGGTGCCGGGTATGACGCGGTGGCTGCGGGTGCGGGGCCGGGTGTTTCCGGTGGCCATGGTGGTGCCGGCGGTGACGGTGGCCTCGGCGGTTCCGGCACCAATGCTGGCGCGCACGGCGCTGGTGGTGTCGGTGGTGATGGCGGTAGCGGCACCGATGGCGCTCATGGTGCTGCCGGTGATGATGGCACTGCGGAAAATCCTGATGGCACAGCGGGTCACGCCGGCGGTGATGGTGGTGATGCCGGTCGCGGTGGTGTCGGCGGCAATAACGGTGACGGAACTCGGGCTGGATCCGGCGAAGACGGCTCTGCCGGTGTCGGTGGCAATGGTGGTGCCGGCGGCGCTGGCTACGACGCTGCCTCGGATGTCGCGGCGGCTGCAGGCACCGCCGGTGGTGACGGTGGTGTGGGCGGTGATGCCGGCTTGGGTGGCTTGCAGGCCGATGGCACGTCCCGTGCGGCCGCGGGTGTGGCCGGTGTGGGTGGTGACGGCGGGGATGGCAAGGATGGTGCGGCCGGGGAGGCGGGTACTGCGGCGGATCCCGATGGTGGTGCGGGTCAGGCCGGTGGCGCCGGTGGTAATGGCGGCCTGGGTGGTCTGAACGTTGATGGGGAAACCCTTGCGGCACAAGGCGATGGCGGCGACGGTGGTGCCGGTGGTCGCGGCGGTGACGGGTATGACGCGGTGGCTGCGGGTGCGGGGCCGGGTGTTTCCGGTGGCCATGGTGGTGCCGGCGGTGACGGTGGCCTCGGCGGTTCCGGCACCAATGCTGGCGCGCACGGCGCTGGTGGTGTCGGTGGTGATGGCGGTAGCGGCACCGATGGCGCTCATGGTGCTGCCGGTGATGATGGCACTGCGGAAAATCCTGATGGCACAGCGGGTCACGCCGGTGGCAATGGTGGTGATGCCGGCCGTGGTGGTGTCGGCGGCGACAACGGTGACGGGTCCCGGGCTGCATCCGGTGAAGACGGCTCTGCCGGTGTCGGTGGCAATGGTGGTCACGGCGGGACGGGCCGCGCCGGTGACAACAGCACCACCGCGGGCGTTGCCGGCGGCAACGGTGGCGCCGGCGGTTCCGGCGGCGACGGCGGCCTGGGCGGCCTGAGAGCCGACGGTCAGACCCGCGCTACCCAGGGCGTCGGCGGCAACGGTGGCGCCGGCGGTGCCGGCGGACTCGGCTACACCGGCAAAAACGGCGACCACGCCGTTTCCGGCGTCGGCAACGGCGCCGCCGGCGGTGCCGGCGAATCGGGCACCGACGGTGGAAACGGCGGCTCCGGCGGTAAAGCCGGTTCCGGCAGCACCAGCGGCACGGCCGGCGCCGGTGGCGTCGGCGGAAACGGGGGCAACGGCGGCCGCGGCGGTAACGGCGCCACCGGCGCCGACGGCACCGCCGGCCACCTCGCCGGATACGACGGCGGTGCCGGTGGGGACGGCGGCCACGCCGGCGCCGGCGGACTCGGTGGCCTCAACGGCGACGCGGGCCGCGCCGCAGACGGCACCGACGGCACGGCCGGCAACGGGGGCAACGGCGGCGCCGGCGGTACCGGAGCGGACGGCCGGAACGGCACCGCCGAAGACGGCGTCGTCACCTCCGCCCCGACCGCCGGCGGCACCGGCGGCACCGGTGGCAACGGTGGCCGCGCCGGCCTCGGTGGCAGCACCCCGGCCGTCGGCGGTAACGCCGGTGCCGGCGGCACGGGCGGCAACGGCGGCCACGGCGCCACCGAAGCCCTCCTGGACGACGGCTCGAGCTCCGGCTGGGCCGACTACATCCCGTTCGCACAGGACGGCGCGGCCGGCGGCACCGGCGGACAGGGCGGCATCGCCTACGACGGCGGCCGCTACGGCGACGGCGGCGACGGCGGCACCGGCGGCACCGGCGGCAGCTACGGCCCGGGAGCCGGCGGCGGCGTCGGCGGCTCCGGCGGGCAGGGCAGCCACGGCAGCACCACTGCGGCCGGCAACGGCGGTGGTGGCGGCGGCGCCGGCGGTGGCGCCGCGGTCGTGGGCGACGGCGAGGTCATCGACGGACTCCAGGGCGGCGCCGGCGGAACGGGCGGAGACGGCACCGCGGCCGGCGTTGGCCAGACCGGCGGCACCGGCAGCGGCGTGGCCGTCGAAGTCGACGCCGACAGCCTCGTCGCCGACAACACCTTCATCGGCACCACCGGCGGGCTGGGCGCCGACGCCGGCGACATCGCCATGCGCGCCACCTGGGGCGCGGCGATCGTCGGCAACACCATCGCGGCCGGGCAGGGATCGACCACCAACGAGGCCGGGAACGTCTTCGTCCGGGTCGAAGGCCTCGACGCCCTGGTCATCGACAACACCATCACCGGCGGCAGTGCCGGCGCCGGCGTCGACGGCGGTGTGGGCGGCGCCGGCGGCGAAGCCTACGTCCAGGTGTACGACGGTGGCCTGCTGCAGGACGCCACCGTCACCGGTGGCAACGGCGGCACCGGTTCCCACGGTGGGCTCGGCGGCGACGGTGGCAGCGCGCAGGTGCTGGCCCTGGGCTTCGGCTACCTCGTCACCGGCGACGTCACCGGCGGTGACGGCGGCACCGGTGACGGCGGGTTCGGCGGCACCGGCGGCTCGGGCTACTTGATCGCCGTCGACGGCAGCATCTTCGCGCAGGTGACCGGCGGCGTCGGCGGCATGGGCGTCGACGGCGGCCAAGGCGGCATCGGCGGCGAGGCCACCGCGTTCGCGGTCGACGGCTACGCGGAGGGCACCGTGACCGGCGGCAACGGCGGCGCCAGCGGTGCCGCGGCCGGCGGCCACACCGGCGGTGACGGCGGCTACGGCGGCGACGCCGAAATCAGCGTCGACTCCGGCGGCATCATCCTCGACAGCGCCGCGACCGGCGGCAACGGGGGTACCGGCGGTGCCGGATCGGCGATCGGCGACGGTGGCGCCGGCGGAAACGGCGGCAGGGCGACCATCTCGGTGACCAACGACGGCCTGCTCGACGGCGACCGGGCGGCCGGCGGGGGCGGGGGTAACGGCGGTTCCAACGGCATGCCCGGCGGCGACGGCGAGGACGACATCGTCAACGTCGACGGCGCCGACACCGGAATCGGCGGACCGGGTACCGGCGGCGGCATCGGTGGACCGGGTACCGGCCCCGGTCCGGGTCCCGGCATCGGTCCCGGCATCGGGATCGGCGGCATGGACGTCGTACCGACAAACCCCAAACGGTCCTAG